A window from Streptomyces subrutilus encodes these proteins:
- a CDS encoding COX15/CtaA family protein: MHKAPPTIGAVLTPLAYIASRWTPSPRTVRRAAFAALLMSVAIVVTGGAVRLTGSGLGCDTWPKCTDDSLIATPAQGFHGAIEFGNRMLTYVLCAAVGWAIIAARSAKPWRRSLTRLGWLQFALVMGNAVLGGITVMTGLNPYSVAGHFLLATSLITVTTVTWQRTAEGDTAPRPRVPAPVRKLSWALIATTLVLIAAGTVVTGSGPHAGDSSDIHRMPFDWATTAHVHAVAAWVVCALALAMWLVLRVVDAPADTRARARDLLVVLLAQGAIGYVQFFTDLPEVLVGVHMLGSCLVWISVLRVALSLRERPAAQAGVPAQGDPQLSAV; the protein is encoded by the coding sequence TTGCACAAGGCTCCGCCTACGATAGGAGCCGTGTTGACCCCCCTCGCTTACATCGCCAGCCGCTGGACCCCGTCGCCCCGGACCGTCCGGCGGGCCGCGTTCGCCGCCCTCCTCATGAGCGTGGCCATCGTCGTCACCGGCGGCGCGGTGCGGCTGACCGGATCGGGACTCGGCTGCGACACCTGGCCCAAGTGCACCGACGACAGCCTGATCGCGACACCGGCCCAGGGCTTCCACGGAGCCATCGAGTTCGGCAACCGCATGCTGACCTACGTGCTCTGCGCGGCGGTCGGCTGGGCCATCATCGCCGCCCGCTCGGCCAAGCCGTGGCGGCGCTCGCTGACGAGGCTCGGCTGGCTCCAGTTCGCCCTCGTGATGGGCAACGCGGTCCTCGGCGGCATCACCGTCATGACCGGCCTCAACCCGTACAGCGTGGCGGGGCACTTCCTGCTCGCCACCTCGCTGATCACGGTCACCACGGTGACCTGGCAGCGCACCGCCGAGGGCGACACCGCCCCCCGGCCGCGGGTGCCCGCCCCGGTCCGCAAGCTGTCCTGGGCGCTGATCGCCACCACCCTGGTCCTGATCGCGGCCGGCACGGTGGTCACCGGCTCCGGCCCGCACGCCGGCGACAGCAGCGACATCCACCGGATGCCGTTCGACTGGGCCACCACCGCCCACGTGCACGCCGTCGCCGCCTGGGTGGTGTGCGCGCTCGCCCTCGCCATGTGGCTGGTGCTGCGCGTGGTCGACGCCCCCGCCGACACCCGGGCCCGCGCCCGCGACCTGCTGGTCGTGCTGCTCGCCCAGGGCGCCATCGGCTACGTGCAGTTCTTCACCGACCTGCCCGAGGTGCTCGTCGGCGTGCACATGCTCGGCTCCTGCCTGGTCTGGATCTCG
- a CDS encoding ABC transporter permease, translating to MSAGTFTPRPGAAPVSRMILAQTALETRMLLRNGEQLLLTVIIPALLLVLFSSVDIIETGAGASVDFLAPGVLALAVLSTAFTGQAIATGFDRRYGVLKRLGASPLPRWALMAAKTLSVLVTEVLQVALLTAIALALGWSPQGDPFSVAVLLLLGTAAFSGLGLLMAGTLKAELTLAAANLVFLLLLVGGGVIVPLEKFPDAVRSVLELLPVSALSDGLRAVLQHGAAMPWGDAAVLAVWAVLGLGAAARWFRWE from the coding sequence ATGAGCGCCGGCACGTTCACCCCCCGCCCCGGGGCCGCGCCCGTCTCCCGCATGATCCTCGCGCAGACGGCCCTGGAGACCCGGATGCTGCTGCGCAACGGGGAGCAGCTGCTGCTCACCGTGATCATCCCGGCGCTGCTGCTGGTGCTGTTCTCCTCGGTCGACATCATCGAGACCGGCGCCGGCGCGTCCGTCGACTTCCTGGCCCCCGGCGTCCTGGCGCTCGCCGTGCTCTCCACCGCCTTCACCGGCCAGGCCATCGCCACCGGCTTCGACCGCCGCTACGGGGTCCTCAAGCGGCTCGGCGCCTCCCCGCTGCCCCGGTGGGCGCTGATGGCGGCCAAGACCCTGTCGGTCCTGGTCACCGAGGTGCTGCAGGTCGCGCTGCTGACCGCGATCGCCCTCGCGCTGGGCTGGTCCCCGCAGGGCGACCCGTTCTCGGTGGCCGTCCTGCTCCTGCTGGGCACCGCCGCCTTCTCCGGCCTCGGGCTGCTGATGGCCGGCACCCTCAAGGCCGAGCTGACCCTGGCCGCCGCCAACCTCGTCTTCCTGCTGCTGCTGGTCGGGGGTGGGGTGATCGTGCCGCTGGAGAAGTTCCCGGACGCGGTCCGCTCCGTGCTCGAACTGCTGCCCGTCTCGGCCCTCTCCGACGGCCTGCGCGCGGTGCTCCAGCACGGGGCCGCGATGCCCTGGGGCGACGCGGCCGTGCTGGCGGTCTGGGCCGTCCTCGGCCTGGGCGCGGCGGCCCGCTGGTTCCGCTGGGAGTGA
- a CDS encoding ABC transporter ATP-binding protein has translation MSNDPAVEIRGLVKRYGPKTAVDGLDLTVRSASVTAVLGPNGAGKTTTVETCEGYRRPDAGTVRVLGLDPVARAAQLRPRLGVMLQSGGVYSGARAVEMLRHTAKLYAHPLAVDPLVERLGLGGCGRTPYRRLSGGQQQRLALAMAVVGRPELVFLDEPTAGLDPQARRATWDLVRELRADGVTVVLTTHHMDEAEQLADEVAIVDAGRVIAHGSPEQLCRGGAENTLRFTGRPGLDLGSLLKALPDGTEAVELTAGVYRVTGGVDPQLLATVASWCAQHGVLPDSLSVERHTLEDVFLELTGKELRA, from the coding sequence ATGAGCAACGACCCCGCCGTGGAGATCCGCGGACTGGTGAAGCGGTACGGTCCCAAGACGGCGGTGGACGGCCTGGACCTCACCGTCCGCAGCGCCTCCGTCACCGCGGTCCTCGGCCCCAACGGCGCGGGCAAGACCACCACCGTGGAGACCTGCGAGGGCTACCGCCGCCCCGACGCCGGCACCGTCCGCGTCCTGGGCCTCGACCCCGTCGCCCGGGCCGCGCAGCTGCGCCCCCGCCTCGGCGTGATGCTCCAGTCCGGCGGCGTCTACTCCGGGGCCCGCGCCGTCGAGATGCTGCGCCACACGGCGAAGCTGTACGCCCACCCGCTCGCCGTGGACCCCCTGGTGGAGCGGCTCGGCCTCGGCGGCTGCGGCCGCACCCCCTACCGCCGGCTCTCCGGAGGCCAGCAGCAGCGCCTGGCCCTGGCCATGGCCGTCGTCGGCCGCCCCGAGCTGGTCTTCCTGGACGAGCCCACCGCCGGACTCGACCCGCAGGCCCGCCGCGCCACCTGGGACCTCGTACGGGAACTGCGCGCCGACGGCGTCACCGTCGTCCTCACCACCCACCACATGGACGAGGCGGAGCAGCTCGCCGACGAGGTCGCCATCGTGGACGCCGGCCGGGTCATCGCCCACGGCAGCCCCGAGCAGCTGTGCCGCGGCGGCGCCGAGAACACCCTGCGCTTCACCGGCCGCCCCGGACTCGACCTCGGCTCGCTGCTCAAGGCACTGCCCGACGGCACCGAGGCCGTCGAGCTCACCGCGGGCGTCTACCGGGTCACCGGCGGCGTCGACCCCCAGCTGCTCGCCACCGTCGCCTCCTGGTGCGCGCAGCACGGCGTGCTGCCCGACAGCCTCTCCGTGGAGCGGCACACCCTGGAGGACGTCTTCCTCGAACTGACCGGTAAGGAGCTGCGCGCATGA
- a CDS encoding formate/nitrite transporter family protein: MNTIAENVAATSGQAQHKAHDLAHRPRYFVSAVLAGAYIGIGEVLLLVAVSPFVAKGSAAVRLLEGAVFPVALTIVMFAGAQLFTSNVMVMLIGALSGRTGVRDLASSWVLSLAGNLAGAFAFGAMVHASGVTSSPSARAMLAEMVHGKTALSGGQLFWRAVLCNMLVCLAVWMFTRARGDAAKIFVLWLPVAVFVAVGFEHCVANMAVFSLAILDGSASFGDLFRNLMFTVPGNVVGGGLLVGAVYWFAGGARRGVEHSPPHNSASTN, encoded by the coding sequence GTGAACACGATCGCCGAGAACGTCGCGGCCACCTCCGGGCAGGCCCAGCACAAGGCGCACGACCTCGCGCACCGGCCGCGCTACTTCGTGTCGGCGGTGCTGGCGGGCGCGTACATCGGGATCGGGGAGGTGCTGCTGCTCGTCGCGGTCTCGCCGTTCGTCGCGAAGGGCTCGGCGGCGGTCAGGCTGCTGGAGGGGGCGGTCTTCCCGGTCGCCCTGACCATCGTGATGTTCGCCGGCGCCCAGCTGTTCACGAGCAACGTGATGGTGATGCTGATCGGCGCCCTGTCGGGCCGGACCGGGGTGCGGGACCTGGCCTCCTCGTGGGTCCTGTCGCTGGCCGGGAACCTGGCCGGGGCCTTCGCCTTCGGCGCCATGGTGCACGCCTCGGGGGTGACCTCCTCGCCCTCGGCGCGGGCCATGCTCGCGGAGATGGTGCACGGGAAGACGGCGCTGTCGGGCGGGCAGCTCTTCTGGCGGGCGGTGCTGTGCAACATGCTCGTCTGCCTGGCCGTCTGGATGTTCACCCGGGCCCGGGGGGACGCGGCCAAGATTTTCGTGCTGTGGCTCCCGGTGGCCGTCTTCGTGGCGGTCGGATTCGAACACTGTGTCGCAAACATGGCCGTTTTCAGCCTCGCGATCCTGGATGGCTCAGCGTCGTTCGGTGACCTTTTCCGGAATCTGATGTTCACCGTCCCCGGCAACGTGGTGGGCGGGGGATTGCTGGTGGGGGCCGTGTACTGGTTCGCCGGAGGGGCCCGGCGCGGGGTGGAGCATTCCCCTCCGCATAACTCTGCGTCGACAAATTAG
- a CDS encoding helix-turn-helix transcriptional regulator, translating to MKYGERQTETPQGELATGERSTRNRVVRSVLDHGPSTVADLAQRLGLTQAAVRRHLDTLVTDAVVEAREQRVYGARTRGRPAKVFALTDCGRDAFDQSYDALAADALRWIAQSVGGGERGEAAVAAFARARMETQARGYREAVDAAAPADRAEALAKALTADGYAATAKSAPGPHSGEQLCQHHCPVAHVAEQFPQLCEAETEVFSRLLGTHVQRLATIAHGDGVCTTFIPRSASAPQTDTSVSASTAGRNPA from the coding sequence GTGAAATACGGCGAACGGCAGACGGAGACCCCCCAGGGGGAACTCGCGACCGGGGAGCGGTCCACCCGCAACCGGGTCGTGCGCTCCGTCCTGGACCACGGTCCGTCCACCGTCGCCGACCTCGCGCAGCGCCTCGGCCTCACCCAGGCCGCCGTCCGCCGCCACCTCGACACGCTCGTCACCGACGCGGTGGTCGAGGCCCGCGAACAGCGCGTGTACGGCGCCCGCACCCGGGGCCGGCCCGCGAAGGTGTTCGCGCTGACCGACTGCGGCCGCGACGCCTTCGACCAGTCCTACGACGCACTCGCCGCGGACGCCCTGCGCTGGATCGCGCAGTCCGTCGGCGGCGGGGAGCGGGGCGAGGCGGCCGTCGCCGCCTTCGCCCGGGCCCGGATGGAGACGCAGGCCCGGGGCTACCGGGAGGCCGTGGACGCGGCCGCTCCGGCAGACCGCGCCGAGGCCCTGGCCAAGGCGTTGACCGCCGACGGGTACGCTGCTACGGCGAAGAGCGCTCCCGGTCCGCACAGCGGTGAACAGCTCTGCCAGCACCACTGCCCGGTCGCGCACGTGGCCGAGCAGTTCCCGCAGCTCTGCGAGGCGGAGACCGAGGTCTTCTCCCGCCTGCTCGGGACACACGTGCAGCGCCTCGCGACCATCGCCCACGGCGACGGAGTGTGCACCACGTTCATTCCGCGCAGCGCGAGCGCCCCACAGACCGACACATCAGTATCTGCAAGTACGGCCGGGAGGAACCCCGCATGA
- the sufB gene encoding Fe-S cluster assembly protein SufB yields MTTETAHPELDGLGTYEYGWADSDAAGATAKRGLSEDVVRDISSKKSEPEWMLNLRLKGLKLFGKKPMPNWGSDLSGIDFDNIKYFVRSTEKQAASWEDLPEDIKNTYDKLGIPEAEKQRLVAGVAAQYESEVVYHQIREDLEEQGVIFLDTDTALKEHPELFQEYFGTVIPVGDNKFASLNTAVWSGGSFIYVPKGVKVDIPLQAYFRINTENMGQFERTLIIVDEDAYVHYVEGCTAPIYSSDSLHSAVVEIIVKKGGRCRYTTIQNWSNNVYNLVTKRAVAYEGATMEWIDGNIGSKVTMKYPAVYLMGEHAKGETLSIAFAGEGQHQDAGSKMVHMAPNTSSNIVSKSVARGGGRTSYRGLVEIGEGAHGSKSNVLCDALLVDTISRSDTYPYVDVREDDVSMGHEATVSKVSDDQLFYLMSRGLTEFEAMAMIVRGFVEPIARELPMEYALELNRLIELQMEGSVG; encoded by the coding sequence ATGACCACGGAGACTGCTCACCCTGAGCTCGATGGCCTGGGCACCTACGAATACGGTTGGGCCGACTCCGACGCGGCCGGTGCCACCGCCAAGCGAGGTCTGTCCGAGGACGTCGTCCGCGACATCTCGTCGAAGAAGTCCGAGCCCGAGTGGATGCTGAACCTCCGCCTCAAGGGCCTCAAGCTGTTCGGCAAGAAGCCCATGCCGAACTGGGGCTCCGACCTGTCGGGCATCGACTTCGACAACATCAAGTACTTCGTGCGCTCCACCGAGAAGCAGGCCGCTTCGTGGGAGGACCTGCCGGAGGACATCAAGAACACGTACGACAAGCTCGGCATCCCGGAGGCGGAGAAGCAGCGCCTCGTCGCCGGTGTCGCCGCCCAGTACGAGTCCGAGGTCGTCTACCACCAGATCCGCGAGGACCTGGAGGAGCAGGGCGTCATCTTCCTCGACACCGACACCGCGCTGAAGGAGCACCCGGAGCTCTTCCAGGAGTACTTCGGCACGGTCATCCCGGTCGGCGACAACAAGTTCGCGTCGCTGAACACCGCGGTGTGGTCCGGCGGCTCGTTCATCTACGTGCCCAAGGGCGTCAAGGTCGACATCCCGCTCCAGGCCTACTTCCGCATCAACACGGAGAACATGGGCCAGTTCGAGCGGACGCTGATCATCGTCGACGAGGACGCCTACGTCCACTACGTCGAGGGCTGCACCGCCCCGATCTACTCCTCCGACTCGCTGCACAGCGCCGTCGTCGAGATCATCGTGAAGAAGGGCGGCCGCTGCCGCTACACGACCATCCAGAACTGGTCGAACAACGTCTACAACCTGGTCACCAAGCGCGCCGTGGCGTACGAGGGCGCGACCATGGAGTGGATCGACGGCAACATCGGTTCCAAGGTCACCATGAAGTACCCGGCCGTGTACCTGATGGGCGAGCACGCCAAGGGCGAGACCCTCTCCATCGCCTTCGCGGGCGAGGGCCAGCACCAGGACGCCGGCTCCAAGATGGTCCACATGGCGCCGAACACCTCCTCGAACATCGTCTCCAAGTCGGTGGCGCGCGGCGGCGGCCGGACCTCGTACCGCGGTCTGGTCGAGATCGGCGAGGGCGCCCACGGCTCCAAGTCCAACGTGCTGTGCGACGCGCTCCTGGTCGACACGATCTCGCGCTCGGACACCTACCCCTACGTGGACGTCCGCGAGGACGACGTGTCCATGGGCCACGAGGCCACCGTCTCCAAGGTCTCCGACGACCAGCTCTTCTACCTGATGAGCCGCGGTCTGACCGAGTTCGAGGCCATGGCCATGATCGTGCGCGGCTTCGTCGAGCCGATCGCGCGCGAGCTGCCCATGGAGTACGCGCTGGAGCTGAACCGGCTGATCGAGCTGCAGATGGAGGGCTCGGTCGGATAG
- the sufD gene encoding Fe-S cluster assembly protein SufD — MAEAQNIPAGSTTAGAIAVAAESTVATRMSAPPSFDVADFPVPNGREEEWRFTPLARLRGLHDGTAVADGSMKAQIDAPEGVTVESVERGDARIGKAGAPVDRVAAQAFSSFAKATVVTVPKEAVLTEPVRVTLHGEGGTTFGHTVFDVQAFAEAVVVIDHTGDGVRAANVDFLVGDGAKLTVVSVQDWDDTAVHVSQHNTLVGRDATFKSIVVTFGGDLVRLHPRVTYAGPGGEAELFGLYFTDAGQHQEHRLLVDHSAPHCKSNVVYKGALQGQDAHAVWIGDVLIEKTAEGTDTYEMNRNLVLTDGARVDSVPNLEIETGEIVGAGHASATGRFDDEQLFYLQARGIPADEARRLVVRGFFAELVQQIGVDDIEERLLSKIETELQGSV; from the coding sequence ATGGCTGAGGCTCAGAACATTCCGGCGGGTTCCACCACTGCCGGCGCGATCGCGGTGGCCGCCGAGTCCACCGTCGCCACCCGGATGAGCGCACCGCCGTCCTTCGACGTGGCGGACTTCCCGGTTCCCAACGGCCGCGAGGAGGAGTGGCGGTTCACCCCGCTCGCCCGCCTCCGCGGCCTGCACGACGGCACCGCGGTCGCCGACGGCAGCATGAAGGCCCAGATCGACGCGCCCGAGGGCGTCACCGTCGAGTCGGTGGAGCGCGGCGACGCGCGCATCGGCAAGGCGGGCGCCCCGGTGGACCGGGTCGCCGCCCAGGCGTTCTCCTCGTTCGCCAAGGCCACGGTCGTCACCGTGCCCAAGGAGGCCGTCCTGACCGAGCCGGTGCGCGTCACGCTGCACGGCGAGGGCGGCACGACCTTCGGCCACACGGTCTTCGACGTCCAGGCCTTCGCCGAGGCCGTCGTCGTCATCGACCACACCGGTGACGGCGTGCGCGCCGCCAACGTCGACTTCCTCGTCGGCGACGGCGCCAAGCTCACCGTCGTGTCCGTGCAGGACTGGGACGACACCGCCGTCCACGTCTCCCAGCACAACACGCTGGTCGGCCGCGACGCGACTTTCAAGTCGATCGTCGTCACCTTCGGCGGCGACCTCGTCCGCCTCCACCCGCGCGTCACCTACGCGGGCCCCGGCGGCGAGGCCGAGCTCTTCGGCCTGTACTTCACGGACGCCGGCCAGCACCAGGAGCACCGCCTCCTGGTCGACCACAGCGCCCCGCACTGCAAGTCCAACGTGGTCTACAAGGGCGCGCTCCAGGGCCAGGACGCCCACGCCGTCTGGATCGGTGACGTGCTCATCGAGAAGACCGCCGAGGGCACCGACACCTACGAGATGAACCGCAACCTCGTCCTCACGGACGGTGCGCGCGTCGACTCGGTGCCGAACCTGGAGATCGAGACCGGCGAGATCGTCGGCGCCGGCCACGCCTCCGCCACCGGCCGCTTCGACGACGAGCAGCTCTTCTACCTCCAGGCCCGTGGCATCCCGGCCGACGAGGCCCGTCGGCTGGTCGTGCGCGGCTTCTTCGCCGAGCTCGTCCAGCAGATCGGTGTCGACGACATCGAAGAGCGGCTGCTCTCCAAGATCGAGACCGAGCTCCAGGGTTCCGTCTGA
- a CDS encoding non-heme iron oxygenase ferredoxin subunit, whose amino-acid sequence MPYVKACALSELEADTPKRVELDGTPVSIVSTAGEVFAINDICSHANVSLSEGEVEDCMIECWLHGSAFDLRTGKPSGLPATRPVPVYPVKIEGDDVLVSLTQES is encoded by the coding sequence ATGCCCTACGTCAAGGCCTGTGCGCTGAGCGAGCTGGAGGCGGACACCCCCAAGCGGGTGGAACTCGACGGCACGCCGGTGTCCATCGTCTCCACCGCGGGGGAGGTGTTCGCGATCAACGACATCTGCTCGCACGCGAACGTGTCCCTCTCGGAGGGCGAGGTCGAGGACTGCATGATCGAGTGCTGGCTGCACGGATCGGCCTTCGACCTGCGGACCGGCAAGCCCTCGGGCCTGCCCGCGACGCGCCCCGTACCCGTATACCCCGTAAAGATCGAAGGGGACGACGTGCTCGTCTCCCTCACCCAGGAGTCCTGA
- the sufC gene encoding Fe-S cluster assembly ATPase SufC, whose product MATLEIHDLHVSVEAENGAREILKGVDLTVKQGETHAIMGPNGSGKSTLAYSLAGHPKYTITGGTVTLDGEDVLEMSVDERARAGLFLAMQYPVEVPGVSVSNFLRTSATAIRGEAPKLRTWVKEVKSAMEQLQMDTAFAERNVNEGFSGGEKKRHEILQLELLKPKIAILDETDSGLDVDALRVVSEGVNRVRESGEVGTLLITHYTRILRYIKPDFVHVFANGRIAESGGAELADQLEAEGYDKYVKGGATA is encoded by the coding sequence ATGGCAACGCTTGAAATCCACGACCTGCACGTCTCCGTCGAGGCCGAGAACGGCGCCCGCGAGATCCTCAAGGGCGTCGACCTCACCGTCAAGCAGGGTGAGACGCACGCCATCATGGGTCCGAACGGCTCCGGCAAGTCCACGCTGGCCTACTCGCTGGCCGGTCACCCGAAGTACACGATCACCGGTGGCACCGTCACCCTCGACGGCGAAGACGTCCTGGAGATGTCCGTCGACGAGCGCGCCCGTGCCGGCCTGTTCCTCGCCATGCAGTACCCGGTCGAGGTCCCCGGCGTCTCGGTCTCCAACTTCCTGCGCACCTCGGCCACCGCGATCCGCGGCGAGGCGCCGAAGCTGCGCACCTGGGTGAAGGAGGTCAAGTCCGCGATGGAGCAGCTCCAGATGGACACCGCCTTCGCCGAGCGCAACGTGAACGAGGGCTTCTCCGGCGGCGAGAAGAAGCGCCACGAGATCCTCCAGCTGGAGCTCCTCAAGCCCAAGATCGCGATCCTCGACGAGACCGACTCCGGCCTGGACGTCGACGCCCTGCGCGTCGTGTCCGAGGGCGTCAACCGGGTCCGCGAGAGCGGCGAGGTCGGCACCCTGCTGATCACCCACTACACGCGCATCCTGCGCTACATCAAGCCCGACTTCGTGCACGTGTTCGCGAACGGCCGCATCGCCGAGTCCGGCGGCGCCGAGCTCGCCGACCAGCTGGAGGCCGAGGGCTACGACAAGTACGTGAAGGGTGGCGCGACCGCGTGA
- a CDS encoding cysteine desulfurase, with translation MTQLPGLLDTEAIRKDFPLLDRVVHDGKKIVYLDNAATSQKPRQVLDALNEYYEQHNANVHRGVHVLAEEATALYEGARDKVAAFINAPSRNEVIFTKNASESLNLVANMLGWADEPYRVDRDTEIAITEMEHHSNIVPWQLLSQRTGAKLKWFGLTDDGRLDLSNIEEVITEKTKIVSFTLVSNIMGTVNPVEAIVRRAQEVGALVLIDASQAAPHMPLDVQALGADFVAFTGHKMCGPTGIGVLWGRQELLEDLPPFLGGGEMIETVSMHSSTYAPAPHKFEAGTPPIAQAVGLGAAVDYLTAIGMDKIAAHEHAITEYAVKRLLEVPDLRIIGPTTAEDRGAAISFTLGDIHPHDVGQVLDEQGIAVRVGHHCARPVCLRYGIPATTRASFYLYSSPAEVDALIDGLEHVRNFFG, from the coding sequence GTGACACAGCTGCCCGGCCTCCTCGACACCGAGGCGATCCGCAAGGACTTCCCCCTGCTGGATCGTGTGGTCCACGACGGGAAGAAGATCGTTTACCTGGACAACGCGGCGACCTCGCAGAAGCCGCGCCAGGTGCTCGACGCGCTGAACGAGTACTACGAGCAGCACAACGCCAACGTCCACCGCGGCGTGCACGTGCTCGCCGAGGAGGCCACGGCGCTGTACGAGGGCGCTCGCGACAAGGTCGCCGCCTTCATCAACGCACCGAGCCGCAACGAGGTGATCTTCACCAAGAACGCCTCGGAGTCGCTCAACCTGGTCGCGAACATGCTCGGCTGGGCGGACGAGCCCTACCGGGTCGACCGCGACACCGAGATCGCCATCACGGAGATGGAGCACCACTCCAACATCGTCCCGTGGCAGCTCCTCTCGCAGCGCACCGGCGCGAAGCTGAAGTGGTTCGGCCTCACCGACGACGGCCGGCTCGACCTGTCCAACATCGAAGAGGTCATCACGGAGAAGACGAAGATCGTCTCCTTCACGCTGGTCTCCAACATCATGGGCACGGTCAACCCGGTCGAGGCGATCGTCCGGCGCGCGCAGGAGGTCGGCGCCCTGGTGCTGATCGACGCCTCGCAGGCCGCTCCGCACATGCCGCTGGACGTGCAGGCGCTCGGCGCCGACTTCGTGGCCTTCACCGGCCACAAGATGTGCGGCCCGACCGGCATCGGCGTCCTGTGGGGCCGCCAGGAGCTGCTGGAGGACCTGCCTCCGTTCCTGGGCGGCGGCGAGATGATCGAGACCGTGTCGATGCACTCCTCGACCTACGCCCCGGCGCCCCACAAGTTCGAGGCCGGTACGCCCCCGATCGCCCAGGCCGTCGGCCTCGGCGCGGCCGTGGACTACCTGACCGCGATCGGCATGGACAAGATCGCCGCGCACGAGCACGCGATCACCGAGTACGCGGTCAAGCGCCTCCTGGAGGTGCCCGACCTGCGGATCATCGGCCCCACCACGGCCGAGGACCGCGGCGCCGCGATCTCCTTCACGCTCGGGGACATCCACCCGCACGACGTCGGCCAGGTCCTGGACGAGCAGGGCATCGCGGTCCGCGTGGGACACCACTGCGCGCGCCCGGTCTGCCTGCGGTACGGAATTCCCGCGACCACGCGGGCGTCTTTCTACCTGTACTCCTCTCCGGCCGAGGTCGACGCGCTGATCGACGGGCTGGAGCACGTACGGAACTTCTTCGGCTGA
- the sufU gene encoding Fe-S cluster assembly sulfur transfer protein SufU, with translation MKLDSMYQELILDHYKHPHGRGLRDGDAEVHHVNPTCGDEITLRVKYDGETLTDVSYEGQGCSISQASASVLNELLVGKELAEAQKIQGVFLELMQSKGKLEPTEEMEEVLEDAVAFAGVSKYPARVKCALLSWMAWKDATAQALGAAERETA, from the coding sequence GTGAAGCTCGATTCGATGTACCAGGAACTGATCCTGGACCACTACAAGCACCCGCACGGGCGTGGCCTGCGAGACGGCGACGCCGAGGTGCACCACGTCAACCCCACCTGCGGTGACGAGATCACGCTGCGCGTGAAGTACGACGGCGAGACGCTGACCGACGTCTCCTACGAGGGCCAGGGCTGCTCCATCAGCCAGGCCAGCGCGTCCGTGCTGAACGAGCTGCTCGTCGGCAAGGAGCTGGCCGAGGCGCAGAAGATCCAGGGCGTGTTCCTGGAGCTGATGCAGTCCAAGGGCAAGCTGGAGCCGACCGAGGAGATGGAGGAGGTGCTGGAGGACGCCGTCGCGTTCGCCGGCGTCTCCAAGTATCCGGCGCGCGTGAAGTGTGCTCTGCTGAGTTGGATGGCGTGGAAGGACGCGACCGCCCAGGCTCTGGGCGCCGCGGAGAGGGAGACGGCATGA
- a CDS encoding metal-sulfur cluster assembly factor: MTDNATPEASIKPATEEEVREALYDVVDPELGIDVVNLGLIYGIHVDDANIATLDMTLTSAACPLTDVIEDQAKSATDGIVNELRINWVWMPPWGPDKITDDGREQLRALGFNV, encoded by the coding sequence ATGACCGACAACGCGACGCCCGAGGCGTCGATCAAGCCGGCCACCGAGGAGGAGGTCCGCGAGGCCCTCTACGACGTGGTCGACCCCGAGCTGGGCATCGACGTCGTCAACCTGGGCCTGATCTACGGCATCCACGTCGACGACGCGAACATCGCCACCCTCGACATGACGCTGACCTCGGCGGCCTGCCCGCTGACCGACGTCATCGAGGACCAGGCGAAGTCGGCGACGGACGGCATTGTCAACGAACTGCGCATCAACTGGGTCTGGATGCCCCCGTGGGGCCCGGACAAGATCACGGACGACGGTCGTGAGCAGCTCCGCGCGCTCGGCTTCAACGTCTGA
- a CDS encoding DMT family transporter yields MPYALLAAAIAAEVAGTTAMKYSDGFTRLWPSLGTLLGYAIAFTLLAQTLKTMPVGTAYAIWAGVGTAAIAAIGMLFMGEAATAAKIAGIGLVIAGVILLNLGGTAH; encoded by the coding sequence ATGCCCTACGCACTGCTCGCCGCGGCCATCGCCGCCGAGGTGGCCGGCACCACCGCCATGAAGTACAGCGACGGCTTCACCCGGCTGTGGCCCTCGCTGGGCACGCTGCTCGGGTACGCCATCGCGTTCACCCTGCTCGCGCAGACGCTCAAGACCATGCCGGTCGGTACCGCGTACGCCATCTGGGCGGGCGTGGGCACGGCGGCCATCGCCGCCATCGGCATGCTGTTCATGGGCGAGGCGGCCACCGCCGCGAAGATCGCCGGCATCGGGCTGGTGATCGCCGGCGTCATCCTGCTGAACCTCGGCGGGACGGCGCACTGA